In a single window of the Osmerus eperlanus chromosome 4, fOsmEpe2.1, whole genome shotgun sequence genome:
- the LOC134019359 gene encoding chymotrypsin-C-like produces the protein MKLLVFAVLVAGADGCGLPTFTPVVTRVVGGDDARPHSWPWQISLQYNREGEWRHTCGGTLISDQWVLTAAHCISSKQYRVALGKHNLINEEEGSLYVAPAKIVVHEKWTQLFIRNDIALIKLETPVTFSDSVMAACLPEAGFLLPHNEPCYVTGWGRISTGGPIADDLQQALLPVVDHATCTLPDWWGFMVAETMVCAGGDGIVSGCNGDSGGPLSCRNAEGSWEVHGIVSFGLGLSCNYPKKPTVFTQVSSYRDWIDNTMVSN, from the exons ATGAAGCTTTTGGTCTTCGCTGTCCTTGTGGCTGGAG cgGACGGGTGTGGCCTGCCCACCTTCACCCCTGTGGTGACCAGAGTGGTGGGAGGAGATGATGCCAGACCACATAGCTGGCCCTGGCAG ATCTCTCTGCAGtacaacagagagggggagtggaggcacACCTGTGGTGGCACTCTGATCTCCGACCAGTGGGTCCTCACCGCCGCTCACTGCATCAG ctccaagcAGTACAGGGTGGCCCTGGGAAAGCACAACCTGATCAACGAGGAAGAGGGATCTCTGTACGTGGCCCCGGCCAAGATCGTCGTCCATGAGAAGTGGACCCAACTCTTCATCCG CAACGACATCGCCCTGATAAAGCTGGAGACCCCCGTCACCTTCTCTGACTCCGTCATGGCCGCCTGTCTTCCTGAGGCCGGCTTCCTGCTGCCCCACAACGAGCCCTGCTACGTCACCGGCTGGGGACGCATCTCCA CTGGAGGTCCCATTGCAGATGACTTGCAGCAGGCTCTTCTGCCCGTGGTGGATCACGCCACCTGCACCCTGCCTGACTGGTGGGGCTTCATGGTGGCAGAGACCATGGTCTGCGCTGGGGGAGACGGCATTGTGTCTGGATGCAAC GGGGACTCTGGCGGGCCCCTGAGCTGCCGGAATGCCGAAGGGTCGTGGGAGGTCCACGGCATCGTGAGCTTCGGATTGGGCCTCAGCTGCAACTACCCCAAGAAACCCACCGTCTTCACCCAAGTCAGCTCCTACAGAGACTGGATCGACAAT ACTATGGTCAGCAACTAA
- the LOC134019355 gene encoding chymotrypsin-like elastase family member 2A, whose product MMILCTVCSVASFFGHCKATCVCACVCVRVSADGCGVPTFPPSTSRVVGGVDVREHSWPWQVSLQYDLSGFHHSCGATLLSEEWIMTAAHCITSGRIYKVYLGKHNLKDEEAGSEFISVAKVIYHPKWESSRGINDLAMLKLRTPVTFSDSIKPACLPKFEQILPHDTPCYVTGWGRLSTNGDNTDILQQALLPIVEHATCKKNDWWSGLVTDKMVCAGGDGERSGCFGDSGGPLNCQNPDGSWTVHGVFSFGSGEGCNIFKKPSVYTRTSAYVDWINRIMTQH is encoded by the exons ATGATGatactgtgtacagtatgtagtgTAGCGTCATTTTTTGGCCACTGTAaagcaacatgtgtgtgtgcatgtgtgtgtgtgcgtgtgtcagccgACGGGTGTGGTGTGCccaccttccccccctccacaagCAGGGTGGTGGGCGGAGTGGACGTGCGTGAGCACAGCTGGCCATGGCAG gtgtccCTCCAGTACGACCTCAGTGGTTTCCACCACAGCTGTGGTGCAACTCTGCTCTCTGAGGAGTGGATCATGACTGCTGCTCACTGCATCAC TTCAGGCCGTATCTACAAGGTCTATCTGGGCAAGCACAACCtgaaggatgaagaggctggtTCTGAGTTCATCAGTGTCGCTAAGGTCATCTACCACCCAAAGTGGGAGTCCTCAAGAGGCAT TAATGACCTTGCCATGCTCAAGTTGAGGACCCCTGTCACCTTCTCTGACTCCATcaagcctgcctgccttcccaaGTTCGAGCAGATCCTGCCCCATGACACACCCTGCTACGTCACCGGCTGGGGACGTCTCTCCA CCAACGGAGACAACACAGACATCCTGCAGCAGGCTCTGCTCCCCATCGTGGAGCACGCCACCTGCAAGAAGAACGACTGGTGGAGCGGTCTGGTGACGGACAAAATGGTCTGcgcaggaggagatggggagcgCAGCGGCTGCTTT GGAGACTCTGGCGGCCCCCTGAACTGCCAGAACCCTGACGGCTCCTGGACGGTTCACGGTGTGTTCAGCTTTGGATCTGGAGAGGGGTGTAACATTTTCAAGAAGCCCTCAGTCTACACCCGCACCAGCGCCTACGTTGACTGGATCAATAGA ATCATGACCCAACATTAA
- the LOC134019357 gene encoding chymotrypsin-like elastase family member 2A gives MKLMIVALLVAGAYGCGVPSFPPSTSRVVGGVDVREHSWPWQVSLQYDLSGFHHCCGATLLSEEWIMTAAHCITSGRIYKVYLGKHSLKDEEAGSEFISVAKVIYHPKWDSSRGIYDLAMLKLRTPVTFSDSIKPACLPKFEQILPHDTPCYVTGWGRLSTNGAGADILQQALLPIVEHATCKKNDWWSGLVTDKMVCAGGDGERSGCFGDSGGPLNCQNPDGSWAVHGVFSFGSGEGCNVVKKPSVFTRISTFVDWIDDILNPPKRVS, from the exons ATGAAGTTGATGATTGTTGCTTTGCTTGTCGCTGGTG cctacGGGTGTGGTgtgccctccttccccccctccacaagCAGGGTGGTGGGCGGAGTGGACGTGCGTGAGCACAGCTGGCCATGGCAG gtgtccCTCCAGTACGACCTCAGTGGTTTCCACCACTGCTGTGGTGCAACTCTGCTCTCTGAGGAGTGGATCATGACTGCTGCTCACTGCATCAc TTCAGGCCGCATTTACAAGGTCTATCTGGGCAAGCACAGCCtgaaggatgaagaggctggtTCTGAGTTTATCAGTGTCGCTAAGGTCATCTACCACCCGAAATGGGATTCCTCAAGAGGCAT TTACGACCTTGCCATGCTCAAGTTGAGGACCCCTGTCACCTTCTCTGACTCCATcaagcctgcctgccttcccaaGTTCGAGCAGATCCTGCCCCATGACACACCCTGCTACGTCACCGGCTGGGGACGTCTCTCCA CCAACGGAGCCGGGGCTGACATCCTGCAGCAGGCTCTGCTCCCCATCGTGGAGCACGCCACCTGCAAGAAGAACGACTGGTGGAGCGGTCTGGTGACGGACAAAATGGTCTGcgcaggaggagatggggagcgCAGCGGCTGCTTT GGAGACTCTGGTGGCCCCCTGAACTGCCAGAACCCTGACGGCTCCTGGGCGGTTCACGGTGTGTTCAGCTTCGGATCTGGAGAGGGGTGCAACGTCGTCAAGAAGCCCTCCGTCTTCACCCGCATCAGCACCTTCGTTGACTGGATAGATGATATCTTAAATCCCCCAAAACGTGTGTCATAA
- the LOC134019358 gene encoding chymotrypsin-like elastase family member 2A isoform X2 — protein sequence MKFVILALFVAGAYGCGLPTFPPVLTRVVGGDDVRQHSWPWQVSLQYRGSSGSYHHTCGASLISSQWVMTAAHCISRNTYKVFLGKHNLKNANEAGSMGIAPAKIIVHEKWDSYRIRNDIALIKLPSPISFSNTVMAACLPDSGAILAHNAPCYVTGWGRLWTGGPIADILQQALLPVVSHPNCSKPDWWGSLVTNDMVCAGGDGNLASCNGDSGGPLNCQNSDGSWDVHGVVSFGSSMGCNYPKKASVFTRVSAYIPWINNVMTTN from the exons ATGAAGTTTGTGATCTTGGCTCTGTTTGTTGCTGGTG CCTACGGGTGTGGCCTGCCCACCTTCCCCCCTGTCCTGACCAGGGTCGTCGGTGGCGATGATGTCCGTCAGCACAGCTGGCCTTGGCAG gtgtcccTGCAGTACAGGGGCAGCAGTGGCAGTTATCACCACACCTGTGGAGCCTCTCTGATCTCCAGCCAGTGGGTAATGACTGCTGCTCACTGCATCAG TCGCAACACCTACAAGGTCTTCCTGGGCAAGCACAACTTGAAGAATGCCAATGAGGCCGGGTCCATGGGCATTGCTCCCGCCAAAATTATCGTCCACGAGAAGTGGGATTCTTACAGAATCCG CAACGACATCGCCCTTATCAAGCtgccctctcccatctccttctctAACACCGTCATGGCCGCCTGTCTTCCTGACTCTGGTGCCATCCTGGCCCACAATGCACCTTGCTACGTCACTGGCTGGGGACGCCTCTGGA CTGGAGGCCCCATCGCTGACATCCTGCAGCAGGCTCTCCTGCCCGTGGTCAGCCACCCCAACTGCTCCAAGCCTGACTGGTGGGGCAGCCTGGTCACCAACGACATGGTCTGCGCCGGAGGAGATGGAAACCTGGCTAGCTGCAAT GGAGACTCTGGCGGCCCCCTGAACTGCCAGAACTCCGACGGCTCCTGGGACGTGCACGGAGTGGTCAGCTTCGGCTCCAGCATGGGCTGCAACTACCCCAAGAAGGCCTCTGTCTTTACCCGCGTCAGTGCCTACATCCCCTGGATCAACAAC GTGATGACGACGAACTAA
- the LOC134019358 gene encoding chymotrypsin-like elastase family member 2A isoform X1, with protein MKFVILALFVAGAYGCGLPTFPPVLTRVVGGDDVRQHSWPWQVSLQYRGSSGSYHHTCGASLISSQWVMTAAHCISSRNTYKVFLGKHNLKNANEAGSMGIAPAKIIVHEKWDSYRIRNDIALIKLPSPISFSNTVMAACLPDSGAILAHNAPCYVTGWGRLWTGGPIADILQQALLPVVSHPNCSKPDWWGSLVTNDMVCAGGDGNLASCNGDSGGPLNCQNSDGSWDVHGVVSFGSSMGCNYPKKASVFTRVSAYIPWINNVMTTN; from the exons ATGAAGTTTGTGATCTTGGCTCTGTTTGTTGCTGGTG CCTACGGGTGTGGCCTGCCCACCTTCCCCCCTGTCCTGACCAGGGTCGTCGGTGGCGATGATGTCCGTCAGCACAGCTGGCCTTGGCAG gtgtcccTGCAGTACAGGGGCAGCAGTGGCAGTTATCACCACACCTGTGGAGCCTCTCTGATCTCCAGCCAGTGGGTAATGACTGCTGCTCACTGCATCAG CAGTCGCAACACCTACAAGGTCTTCCTGGGCAAGCACAACTTGAAGAATGCCAATGAGGCCGGGTCCATGGGCATTGCTCCCGCCAAAATTATCGTCCACGAGAAGTGGGATTCTTACAGAATCCG CAACGACATCGCCCTTATCAAGCtgccctctcccatctccttctctAACACCGTCATGGCCGCCTGTCTTCCTGACTCTGGTGCCATCCTGGCCCACAATGCACCTTGCTACGTCACTGGCTGGGGACGCCTCTGGA CTGGAGGCCCCATCGCTGACATCCTGCAGCAGGCTCTCCTGCCCGTGGTCAGCCACCCCAACTGCTCCAAGCCTGACTGGTGGGGCAGCCTGGTCACCAACGACATGGTCTGCGCCGGAGGAGATGGAAACCTGGCTAGCTGCAAT GGAGACTCTGGCGGCCCCCTGAACTGCCAGAACTCCGACGGCTCCTGGGACGTGCACGGAGTGGTCAGCTTCGGCTCCAGCATGGGCTGCAACTACCCCAAGAAGGCCTCTGTCTTTACCCGCGTCAGTGCCTACATCCCCTGGATCAACAAC GTGATGACGACGAACTAA
- the tmem51a gene encoding transmembrane protein 51a, with the protein MRSTDNPPPTAASRPVSTSHNNSNGNSGSQYALCALGVGLLALGVVMIVWSVVPPDPALNGSSGAKPENRSKASTVAFVLVGSGVAMLLLSLCLGMRNRKRELQALQTAQDGAGAGGEAAGEDGETAEERAQRYNVPSYEEAVGSGQYPVRQSNLRHSASQLPAYDDLDQVDAVQFETEGTEGPPPAAASGPAAVPANRKPGKNSRRLLPLKIRRIKSEKMHMKVTDVSPEGGSIEPLTPPPQYEDKIPPL; encoded by the exons ATGCGCTCCACCGACAACCCACcccccaccgccgccagcaggcCCGTGAGCACCAGCCACAACAACAGCAACGGGAACTCCGGCTCCCAGTATGCACTGTGTgccctgggggtggggcttctggCCCTGGGCGTGGTGATGATCGTGTGGAGCGTGGTGCCTCCCGACCCGGCCTTGAACGGCAGCAGCGGCGCCAAGCCGGAAAACCGCAGCAAAGCGTCAACGGTGGCGTTCGTGCTGGTGGGGTCCGGGGTGGCCATGTTGCTGCTGTCTCTGTGCCTGGGgatgaggaacaggaagagggagcTGCAGGCGCTGCAGACGGCGCAGGATGGGGCCGGGGCCGGAGGAGAGGCCGCTGGCGAGGACGGAGAGAC TGCCGAGGAGAGAGCCCAGAGGTACAACGTCCCCAGTTATGAGGAGGCGGTGGGCAGCGGCCAGTACCCTGTCCGCCAGAGCAACCTCCGTCACAGCGCCTCCCAGCTGCCCGCCTACGACGACCTGGACCAGGTGGACGCCGTCCAGTTTGAGACGGAGGGGACCGAGGGACCCCCGCCCGCCGCCGCCTCCGGTCCAGCAGCCGTCCCGGCCAATCGGAAACCTGGAAAGAACAGccgcaggctcctccccctcaagATTCGCCGGATTAAATCGGAAAAGATGCATATGAAGGTGACGGATGTTTCACCAGAAGGGGGCAGTATCGAGCCGCTCACTCCCCCGCCTCAGTATGAGGATAAAATTCCACCGCTCTGA